AGTCCATTCACACGTCCCTCGCCTATTTTTCGTAATTAATCCCTCACTATGGAAGTGGCGTCCAGGCAGTCATCGAGACTGCTTCGGTCCTCCATTCGCGGTTCTAACCGCGTGGCCCTCCAGAACCCTTGTCTTTCTAGCCCTCGCATCATATCTTCCAACACCCTGAGTGCCATTCAACGGCGGAATgtctcctcaacatctcGACGGACTGCGCCAGAATCGTCACTGCTAGGCTTCGGACCCGGTTCGGTGCCCGGCGGTGCACCCGCGACATACTTCTCAAGTCGCTCCGCGCTTCCCATGAACACTGTTATTCGATTCGTCCCTCAGCAGACTGCATGGATCGTTGAGCGGATGGGCAAGTTCCATCGAATCTTAGAGCCTGGATTGGCAATCCTAATCCCCTTTATCGATCGGATCGCGTACGTTAAGAGCTTGAAGGAGTCTGCTATTGAGATACCGAGTCAGAATGCCATTACCGCGGATAATGTTACGTTGGAGTTGGATGGTGTGCTATACACGAGGGTATTTGATGCCTACAAGGCAAGGTGAGTGTTTCAGGGGGACGAAGCTAGCAGGTCGCGCGAGGTGGCTTGATACCTAAGACAAGCAAGCTGACTCGTTTCAATTGTCGATCAGTTACGGCGTTGAGGATGCTGAATATGCCATTTCCCAACTAGCACAGACAACTATGCGCTCGGAGATTGGTCAGCTCACGCTAGACCACGTTTTGAAGGAGCGTGCCACGTTAAATACCAATATTACGCAGGCTATCAACGAGGCAGCTCAGGACTGGGGTGTGGTCTGTCTACGTTATGAGATTCGGGATATTCATGCTCCGGAAGGTGTTGTTGCAGCGATGCATCGTCAGGTGACGGCAGAGCGGTCAAAGCGTGCGGAGATCCTCGAATCTGAGGGTCAGCGACAGAGTGCGATCAACATCGCGGAGGGTCGGAAGCAGTCCGTAATTCTTGCGTCTGAGGCTCTGCGGTCTGAGCGGATTAACCGTGCTTCTGGTGAGGCAGAGGCGATTATGCTCAAGGCGCAAGCGACTGCCAGAGGTATTGAGGTCGTTGCTAAGGCCATTGCAGAAGGCAGTGAGAACGCGCACAGTGCCGTCAGCCTCAGTGTCGCAGAAAAGTACGTCGAGGCATTCTCAAATCTTGCGCGTGAAGGAACTGCTGTCGTTGTTCCTGGTAATGTTGGCGATCTTGGTGGAATGATTGCGAACGCCATGGCCGTCTATGGCAAGGTCAACGAGAGCCAGGCGCGCTCCATTGCCGCAAAGGCCCTTGGAGTGCAGGAGCCTACTCAGATTGAGCACTCACAACAACAAAAGGCAGAAAAGAACACTTCCGAGCCGGAGGGTCAGGCTGCGTCTGAGACTGACAAGGCCGGGAGTGTCGCCGATAGTGTCTTGGAAGGATTTGACCAAGCCAGCCAACAGAGAAGATAGAAGAGTCTGATTGAAATGATGCTTTTCAATAGCCTTTTGGCACGATCCTCCAGCTTTCGGGCGTTTCCTTCCGCTGAAGGCGCCTCCTTTGACTCCGTCCAGCTGAAATTATCTGTTGGTGTACGATAATATCTTGTGATAACTTGTACCTTACGACCTCCCGTCTTTTGCGACTATGATCCTACTTCTCAACAATATCTAGCATGTTCTCAGGAGTGCAGGCAGGGAGCTACCGCGGCGA
The DNA window shown above is from Aspergillus fumigatus Af293 chromosome 1, whole genome shotgun sequence and carries:
- a CDS encoding SPFH domain-containing protein — protein: MEVASRQSSRLLRSSIRGSNRVALQNPCLSSPRIISSNTLSAIQRRNVSSTSRRTAPESSLLGFGPGSVPGGAPATYFSSRSALPMNTVIRFVPQQTAWIVERMGKFHRILEPGLAILIPFIDRIAYVKSLKESAIEIPSQNAITADNVTLELDGVLYTRVFDAYKASYGVEDAEYAISQLAQTTMRSEIGQLTLDHVLKERATLNTNITQAINEAAQDWGVVCLRYEIRDIHAPEGVVAAMHRQVTAERSKRAEILESEGQRQSAINIAEGRKQSVILASEALRSERINRASGEAEAIMLKAQATARGIEVVAKAIAEGSENAHSAVSLSVAEKYVEAFSNLAREGTAVVVPGNVGDLGGMIANAMAVYGKVNESQARSIAAKALGVQEPTQIEHSQQQKAEKNTSEPEGQAASETDKAGSVADSVLEGFDQASQQRR